The Desulfomicrobium escambiense DSM 10707 genome segment GATGTTTTCGCCGGGACGGTGCAGGGTGTAGCCGATGCTGATGGTCGGCGCGGGGGGGGCGTCGACGCGCGGGGCTTCGTGGACGCTTCGGCGCAGGCGCTCGGCCACGGCAGGGGCGTTCTCCTGCGCACATGCCGGGAACAGGAGCAGGAATTCCTCGCCGCCCCAGCGTGCGCAGAGGTCGTATTCGCGCAGGGTGAGTTCCAGGGCGCGGGCCACGGCGTGCAGCACGCGGTCCCCGGCGGCGTGTCCGAAGCTGTCGTTGACGGCCTTGAAATGGTCGATGTCGGCAATCATGACCGCAAAGGTGTTTTCCGGCCTGCGGGCGGCCTGGGCGGCTGCCTCCTCCAGACGACCCGTCATGTAGCGGCGGTTGGGCAGGCCCGTCAGGGAGTCGTAGTTGGAGGCGTGCTCCAGGCGTTCCTTGAGCTGGTGCAGCATGGTCTGGTACTGGTCGCTGATGCGCACGATCTTTTCCAGCTGCCGGACCTTGCGCTCGTATCGGGTGAGGTAGGCCTGGCTGCGATCGCGCTCTGCGGC includes the following:
- the siaD gene encoding biofilm regulation diguanylate cyclase SiaD, which encodes MSERTGNDSLEERIESILSAQTPPDGWKDALTGLFQRYRDQQRLLDRLTHIADRFQAAERDRSQAYLTRYERKVRQLEKIVRISDQYQTMLHQLKERLEHASNYDSLTGLPNRRYMTGRLEEAAAQAARRPENTFAVMIADIDHFKAVNDSFGHAAGDRVLHAVARALELTLREYDLCARWGGEEFLLLFPACAQENAPAVAERLRRSVHEAPRVDAPPAPTISIGYTLHRPGENIDATLLRADEALYKAKAAGRNCCMGL